TGACTGATTAAGtataaaacaaatcaaaccACGGAAAATCGTTTGTTGTATGTATTAATTCTGctggaataaatgaataataattagaaaacacGACATTCTCTTTTATTGTCTTATCTGCATCAGTGATTGAATATGTGCACTTTGCATAATATAGAATACAAAATAGTTCATATATGTATTCATTTACCAAAACAAAGACATCTCGAAAATCTGTTAGTGTTTAAATAGAGTgtcctttattttttatattacaaaaaatatctgttATAAATCCAACAATGAGAATACAGTTGATGAacgaattgaaaagaaatacagTGCGAAGTGTTTTCAAAATGCGCAATGACAGAACAATGTTTGCTTCTAAAGAACTGACAGGTACCCAGGTGCACCTTTGCCCTGTTTCggtttaattatttctgcaaTATTCTTCTCAAATTTTTTCAAGTTTTGCTTCATATATTGTTGTTCCACTTCCAGAGAGGCAATTTTCTTCTGTGTTATCTTAGATCGCTTATGAATACCTGTTAGAATATTCTCTGGATCATCCAGAAAGAACATTCTGCCTACAGACTCATAGGTTTTGGTATTCTTGGGATAAGAATTTATCAATGCGACTGTGAGATCACCAATTGCTTTcgcttctttcaatttttctatctgCATTTCCACTAATTGTATTTTTTGCTCAGTATCAAACATTTTCTCATGGAATTGAGAAAACGCCTCTTGCAATTTCTCGTCCGGTTCTCTTGCCATTTTTGACTCTACAATGATCCGAAAATAGGTTGGAAcatataaatcattattatcatcTAACGAAGGATATATCTCTAACGTTTCTACActatttaatgtaataaaaaatgtagacATTCATTACATACATTTTAATTCATATCATCTACTAATATGCATTGACAAACATGATAAAAAAGGTGTAAATACCTTATATTTTTCACCAACACGATGCCAAAAAATAATTTCGTACGACTTCGATATATCCTTCGATATATCCTTGTAAGGAGTTACTGTCAACCACAGAACACTCCTACAGAGGTGAGAGACTTTCGTCGGGATCTTTGATTTTCGCGTCCCCAAATTGGGTAACTTTGAAACACAACTCTGCTACTTCACATTCGTGGGCAACTAGATACAAGAGGGAGGAGAGGTTATGTGCGAGACGACACACTCATACGCATGCGCTCTAGAAAttggttctcaagaaaatacCAGAGTCCTACCTTTGTAAGAGTTTCCTGTATTTCAAGATTATTCAATATGGGGGCACAAACATTAAAGATTTTGCAAAGAAACttttaaaaacaacaaattctatataatgtttatttacttaatattgCAGAGATCTGCAACTATATTCATGAGAAATCGCTTTCACTCGCATGCGCACTCGATATTTCAAAGTTTTGCGGCTACGTTCGTCGCACGCAACTTCCATACGCGTGCGCACCGAAAATTGGTTCTCGAAAAACGCCAGAGTTTCGCCTCTTTAAGAGTCCTCTGTAGCCTCTATAAGACTACTCCACGGTGTCGCACAAATGTACGCACCACTTACCTTTCTAT
The window above is part of the Nomia melanderi isolate GNS246 chromosome 2, iyNomMela1, whole genome shotgun sequence genome. Proteins encoded here:
- the Pfdn1 gene encoding prefoldin subunit 1, which encodes MAREPDEKLQEAFSQFHEKMFDTEQKIQLVEMQIEKLKEAKAIGDLTVALINSYPKNTKTYESVGRMFFLDDPENILTGIHKRSKITQKKIASLEVEQQYMKQNLKKFEKNIAEIIKPKQGKGAPGYLSVL